One window of Halichondria panicea chromosome 7, odHalPani1.1, whole genome shotgun sequence genomic DNA carries:
- the LOC135339046 gene encoding uncharacterized protein LOC135339046 translates to MAKQKLDENHKEYPACCHWFALELYNLHHTLIDLDLENGVGDITVTFLEKTYTIKRVRLNRCVKGIEAAIEIHHQKEPHEIVGVRSEPSICSAELTYTSLYSRALDNFLFSEDFCEGASLHQFPSRIRKDQQSIERSDITVVSLPNLVPIMCSDIKTTDYDTSVKETILYGVNCATVQFGDYKWPLLLGMPGTPSETMLQVYMPIPDQFWRSTIIESTPDDMAFLCTLFVGVWYLLNPDVEYADTSPECYCPRKDVKYEVVSKNKPWIVKQGDKCLKIFDTQNDMGTCVNLELLNDIGLSYKCQYLSVVFDDSPRFYSWRYCARCKLRHCYL, encoded by the coding sequence CACTAGAGTTGTATAACCTACATCATACACTCATCGATCTAGATCTAGAGAATGGTGTGGGTGATATAACTGTTACATTTCTAGAGAAAACTTACACCATAAAAAGAGTTCGCCTGAATCGATGTGTCAAAGGCATCGAAGCTGCTATTGAGATTCATCACCAAAAAGAACCGCATGAAATTGTGGGAGTAAGAAGTGAACCCTCGATTTGCTCCGCTGAACTCACCTACACGTCATTGTATTCCAGGGCGCTCGACAATTTTCTATTTTCTGAAGATTTTTGTGAAGGAGCTAGTCTGCATCAATTTCCGTCCAGAATAAGGAAGGACCAACAATCAATTGAGAGATCAGACATAACGGTTGTCTCGTTGCCAAATTTAGTGCCCATCATGTGTTCGGATATCAAAACTACCGACTATGACACCTCCGTTAAGGAAACGATACTGTACGGTGTCAATTGTGCGACTGTACAGTTTGGCGACTATAAGTGGCCATTGTTACTAGGAATGCCTGGTACTCCTTCTGAAACTATGCTTCAAGTGTATATGCCAATTCCTGATCAGTTTTGGAGATCAACGATAATAGAAAGCACTCCCGATGATATGGCCTTTCTTTGTACACTGTTTGTTGGTGTTTGGTACCTCCTCAATCCAGATGTAGAGTACGCTGATACATCACCAGAGTGTTACTGCCCTCGAAAGGATGTGAAGTATGAAGTAGTAAGCAAAAACAAACCCTGGATCGTAAAACAAGGTGACAAATGCTTAAAAATATTTGATACGCAAAACGATATGGGAACGTGTGTTAATTTGGAATTATTGAATGATATTGGCCTCAGTTATAAGTGTCAATACCTGTCGGTGGTTTTTGATGATAGTCCGCGATTTTATAGTTGGAGATACTGTGCCAGATGTAAGCTCCGACATTGCTATCTTTAA